A stretch of the Pseudomonas helvetica genome encodes the following:
- a CDS encoding ABC transporter substrate-binding protein: MTLRTLLRSSLSIALLLGSTQAFAEASRYPLTIQSCNREVTFKEAPKHALSHDINMTQMMLALGLKPRMVGYSGISGWKAVTPEMQSILDGLPELAAKYPSVETLLNANVDFFFAGWDYGMRIGGDLTPQTLGPLGINVYELSESCAFVMKRPAASLDDTYNDLRNLGKIFDVQDRANRLISDMQAQVAQVRKNLPSEKPRVFLYDSGEDRAMTSGRLGMPQALIDAAGGRNILDDVDASWTRVNWENVVERNPQVIVIVDYGEVSAEQKEQFLLNNKALQSVDAIKNQRFIVIPYVQATPGIDNVLAVETLAKGFHGE; encoded by the coding sequence ATGACTTTGCGCACCCTGCTCCGCTCCAGCCTGTCCATCGCCCTGCTGCTGGGCAGCACCCAGGCATTCGCCGAAGCGAGCCGCTACCCGTTGACGATTCAGAGCTGCAACCGTGAAGTGACGTTCAAGGAGGCGCCAAAACATGCCCTCAGTCACGACATCAACATGACCCAGATGATGCTCGCCCTCGGCCTCAAGCCGCGGATGGTCGGCTACAGCGGGATCAGTGGCTGGAAAGCCGTGACCCCCGAGATGCAGAGCATTCTCGACGGCCTGCCGGAACTCGCCGCCAAGTACCCATCGGTGGAAACCCTGCTCAACGCCAACGTTGATTTCTTCTTCGCCGGCTGGGATTACGGCATGCGCATTGGCGGCGACCTGACCCCGCAAACCCTCGGGCCGCTGGGGATCAACGTCTATGAACTGAGCGAGTCGTGCGCCTTCGTAATGAAGCGCCCAGCGGCCAGCCTCGATGACACCTACAACGACCTGCGCAACCTCGGCAAGATCTTCGACGTACAGGATCGCGCCAACCGCTTGATCAGCGACATGCAGGCGCAAGTGGCCCAGGTTCGCAAAAACCTGCCGAGTGAAAAACCGCGGGTGTTCCTTTACGACAGCGGCGAAGACCGGGCCATGACCTCGGGCCGCCTGGGGATGCCGCAAGCGCTGATCGACGCCGCCGGCGGGCGCAACATTCTCGACGATGTCGACGCGAGCTGGACCCGGGTCAACTGGGAAAACGTGGTTGAGCGCAACCCGCAGGTGATCGTGATCGTCGACTACGGCGAAGTCAGCGCCGAGCAAAAGGAACAATTCCTGCTGAACAACAAGGCCCTGCAATCGGTGGATGCGATCAAGAACCAGCGCTTCATCGTCATCCCTTACGTGCAAGCCACACCGGGGATCGACAACGTGCTGGCGGTTGAAACCCTGGCCAAGGGTTTCCACGGCGAATGA
- a CDS encoding PepSY domain-containing protein, protein MNQPKPNFYNLAWRWHFYAGLFVAPFMVMLALTGIVYLFKPQLDPLMYGSLLNVPGGHHTVSADELLRRVKEAYPQGQIKQYLPPLNAEHSAQFVVKNAGSELNVFIDPYHADILGEQDAKKNLQAIARAIHGELMIGTVGDRLVELAAGWGVVLVVSGVLLWWPRGRTGAGIVWPRFSSRGRVLWRDLHAVTGFWGAAFLLVMLLSGMTWTGFWGKQYAEVWNRFPAAMWNNVPKSDQQARSLNTATRQTVPWAMENTPMPMSGDHAEHMAHNGGSSAPAAPTISLQEVQDIAVQRQVEPGYSITFPTTASGVFTIAVFADDPRNDATLHVDQYSGEVLADVRWQHYGNVARATEMGVMLHEGKLFGPFNQIVVLLICLMILLSAVSGVVIWWKRRPQGKLGVPPLRHDLPTWKTGVVIILALAVIFPLVGASLIVVWLLDRVLLSRLNRQPESASSSS, encoded by the coding sequence ATGAACCAACCCAAACCGAATTTCTACAACCTGGCCTGGCGCTGGCATTTTTATGCCGGGCTGTTCGTTGCGCCGTTCATGGTGATGCTGGCCTTGACCGGTATCGTTTACCTGTTCAAACCGCAACTCGACCCACTGATGTACGGCAGCCTGCTCAATGTGCCGGGCGGCCATCACACCGTCAGTGCCGACGAGTTGCTGCGCCGTGTCAAAGAGGCTTATCCACAGGGCCAGATCAAGCAGTACCTGCCGCCGCTCAATGCCGAGCACAGTGCGCAGTTTGTCGTTAAGAATGCCGGCAGCGAGCTCAACGTCTTCATCGATCCGTATCACGCCGATATCCTCGGCGAGCAGGACGCGAAGAAAAACCTGCAAGCCATCGCCCGGGCTATTCACGGTGAGTTGATGATCGGCACCGTCGGTGATCGGCTGGTCGAACTCGCGGCTGGCTGGGGCGTGGTGCTGGTGGTTTCCGGGGTGCTCCTGTGGTGGCCACGCGGGCGAACCGGCGCGGGGATCGTGTGGCCGCGATTCAGCAGTCGCGGACGTGTGCTCTGGCGTGACCTGCACGCCGTGACCGGGTTCTGGGGCGCGGCGTTTTTGCTGGTGATGCTGCTCAGCGGCATGACCTGGACCGGCTTCTGGGGCAAGCAATACGCTGAAGTCTGGAACCGCTTCCCGGCAGCCATGTGGAATAACGTGCCGAAATCCGACCAGCAAGCCCGCAGCCTCAACACCGCAACGCGCCAGACCGTGCCCTGGGCCATGGAAAACACGCCGATGCCGATGTCCGGTGACCACGCCGAACACATGGCGCACAACGGCGGCAGCAGCGCCCCGGCGGCGCCGACCATCAGCCTGCAAGAGGTACAGGACATCGCCGTTCAACGCCAGGTCGAGCCGGGTTACAGCATCACCTTCCCGACCACCGCCAGCGGCGTGTTCACCATCGCCGTATTCGCCGACGACCCGCGCAACGACGCCACCCTGCATGTCGACCAGTACAGTGGCGAAGTGCTGGCCGACGTGCGTTGGCAGCATTACGGCAACGTCGCCCGCGCCACGGAAATGGGCGTGATGCTGCACGAAGGCAAACTGTTCGGGCCGTTCAACCAGATCGTCGTGTTGCTGATCTGCCTGATGATCCTGCTCAGCGCCGTCAGCGGTGTAGTGATCTGGTGGAAGCGCCGCCCACAAGGCAAGCTCGGTGTTCCACCGTTGCGTCATGACCTGCCGACCTGGAAAACCGGGGTGGTGATCATCCTCGCATTGGCGGTGATATTCCCGTTGGTGGGCGCTTCGCTGATCGTGGTGTGGCTGCTCGACCGCGTGCTGCTATCGCGCTTGAACCGCCAGCCTGAATCGGCCTCATCTTCATCCTGA
- a CDS encoding TonB-dependent copper receptor gives MSRFSADTRLSAAQAFFALNAPRARFKQATAILCGALLSPLANAAEQSVDHSQHTEELSPTVITAIAPSSPLTIVTNPKDPRQPVPASDGGDYLKTIPGFALVRNGGTNGDPVLRGMFGSRLNILTNGGMILGACPGRMDAPTSYISPETYDKLTVIKGPQTVLWGPGASAGTILFDREPESFGELGTRVNASLLAGSNGRFDKLVDAAAGGPQGYIRVIGNTAHADDYRDGNNDTVPSRYDKWNGDVALGWTPDADTLLELTAGKGDGEARSAGRGMDGSQFKRESLGLRFEKSNLGEVLDKVEAQVYYNYADHVMDNYTLRTPSGTGMMAGPMASNVDRRTLGARIKATWRWADVQLISGIDAQTNEHRQRAAMGIDTYKDVPRNKDADFHNYGVFSELTWYAADRDRLISGARLDRASAKDFRQTIGSGMMSRPNPTADKSRADTLPSGFARYEHDLAESPTTLYAGLGHAERFPDYWELFSPKSGPAGSLNAFDSIKPEKTTQLDFGLQYKTQDLEAWASGYVGEVHDYILFDYTPGMMGMTSRAENINARIMGGELGAAYNLTSHWKADATLAYAWGKDTTHDTALPQMPPLDARFGLTYSEDNWSAGALWRVVAAQNRIEQNKGNVVGKDFDKSPGFGVFSLNGAYRIDKHWKVSTGVDNLFGKAYAEHLNLAGNAGFGYPANDPQAINEPGRTFWTKVDMSF, from the coding sequence ATGTCCAGGTTTTCTGCTGACACACGCTTGAGCGCTGCTCAGGCATTTTTCGCCCTGAACGCGCCACGCGCCCGTTTCAAACAGGCCACTGCCATTCTGTGCGGCGCCCTGCTTTCCCCGTTGGCCAACGCGGCCGAGCAATCGGTTGACCACAGCCAGCACACTGAAGAGCTGAGCCCAACGGTCATTACCGCGATCGCCCCAAGTTCGCCGCTGACCATCGTCACCAACCCCAAGGACCCGCGCCAACCGGTGCCGGCCAGCGATGGCGGCGATTACCTGAAGACCATTCCGGGGTTCGCGCTGGTTCGCAATGGCGGCACCAACGGCGATCCAGTGCTGCGCGGCATGTTCGGTTCACGGCTGAACATTCTCACCAACGGCGGCATGATCCTCGGTGCCTGCCCTGGCAGGATGGACGCCCCGACCTCCTACATCTCACCGGAAACCTACGACAAGCTGACCGTGATCAAAGGCCCGCAAACCGTACTTTGGGGACCTGGCGCTTCTGCCGGCACCATCCTGTTCGACCGCGAGCCGGAAAGCTTCGGTGAGCTGGGCACGAGGGTTAACGCCAGCCTGCTGGCCGGCTCCAACGGGCGTTTCGACAAGCTCGTCGACGCCGCTGCCGGTGGCCCACAGGGTTACATCCGGGTGATCGGCAACACCGCGCACGCCGACGATTACCGCGACGGCAACAACGACACCGTGCCGTCGCGCTACGACAAATGGAACGGCGATGTCGCCCTGGGCTGGACGCCGGATGCCGACACGCTGCTGGAGTTGACCGCCGGCAAGGGCGACGGCGAGGCACGTTCGGCCGGCCGTGGTATGGACGGTTCGCAGTTCAAGCGCGAAAGCCTGGGCCTGCGTTTCGAGAAGTCGAACCTTGGCGAAGTACTGGATAAAGTCGAAGCGCAGGTCTACTACAACTACGCCGACCATGTGATGGACAACTACACCCTGCGCACGCCATCCGGTACCGGGATGATGGCCGGTCCGATGGCCTCCAACGTCGACCGCCGCACCCTCGGTGCACGGATCAAGGCCACCTGGCGCTGGGCCGATGTGCAGTTGATCAGCGGCATCGATGCGCAAACCAACGAACACCGTCAGCGCGCCGCCATGGGCATCGACACCTATAAGGACGTGCCACGCAACAAGGATGCGGACTTCCATAACTACGGCGTTTTCAGTGAGCTGACCTGGTACGCCGCCGACCGTGATCGCCTGATCAGCGGGGCACGACTGGACCGTGCCTCGGCCAAGGATTTTCGCCAGACTATTGGCTCCGGGATGATGAGCCGACCCAACCCGACCGCCGACAAGAGCCGTGCCGATACCTTGCCAAGCGGCTTCGCGCGCTATGAGCATGATCTGGCGGAAAGCCCGACCACGCTCTATGCCGGCCTCGGCCACGCCGAACGTTTCCCGGATTACTGGGAGCTGTTCTCGCCAAAATCCGGCCCTGCCGGTTCGCTCAACGCCTTCGATTCGATCAAACCTGAAAAAACCACCCAGCTCGACTTCGGCCTGCAATACAAAACCCAGGACCTCGAAGCCTGGGCCTCGGGTTACGTCGGTGAAGTACACGACTACATCCTGTTCGATTACACCCCCGGCATGATGGGCATGACCTCTCGGGCCGAAAACATCAACGCGCGCATCATGGGCGGTGAACTCGGCGCAGCCTACAACCTCACCTCCCATTGGAAAGCCGACGCGACCCTGGCCTACGCCTGGGGCAAAGACACCACCCACGACACAGCACTGCCGCAAATGCCGCCGCTGGATGCGCGTTTCGGCCTGACCTACAGCGAAGACAACTGGAGCGCCGGCGCCTTGTGGCGAGTGGTTGCGGCGCAAAACCGCATCGAGCAGAACAAGGGCAACGTGGTCGGCAAAGACTTCGACAAGAGCCCGGGTTTCGGCGTGTTCTCGCTCAACGGCGCCTACCGGATCGACAAGCACTGGAAGGTCAGTACCGGCGTCGACAACCTGTTTGGCAAGGCTTACGCCGAGCACTTGAACCTGGCCGGCAACGCCGGGTTCGGCTACCCGGCCAATGACCCGCAAGCGATCAACGAACCAGGGCGGACGTTCTGGACCAAGGTCGATATGAGCTTCTAA
- a CDS encoding DUF2946 domain-containing protein, translating into MPRRTSLKVARGSWISLFAMLMIFIGPLISQSMPMDQRMPMPMNVSMDMSMDMSANAHAEQNAQAAAEHCAPKPDHHALWEKCGYCSLLFNCPALPGSLSFAAFDTPSAHSFISPSPRLGHARQTVFPGARTRAPPIVA; encoded by the coding sequence GTGCCGCGCCGCACCTCGTTGAAGGTTGCGCGCGGTAGCTGGATCAGCCTGTTCGCCATGTTGATGATCTTTATCGGCCCACTGATTTCTCAGTCGATGCCGATGGATCAACGCATGCCGATGCCTATGAACGTGTCGATGGACATGAGCATGGACATGTCGGCGAACGCCCACGCCGAGCAAAACGCGCAAGCGGCTGCCGAACACTGCGCACCAAAACCCGATCACCACGCGCTCTGGGAAAAGTGCGGCTATTGCAGCCTGCTCTTCAACTGCCCCGCGCTGCCCGGCAGCCTGTCGTTCGCTGCCTTCGACACACCTTCCGCACACAGCTTCATCAGCCCCTCCCCCCGCCTGGGCCATGCCCGGCAAACCGTTTTCCCCGGCGCCCGCACCCGCGCCCCGCCCATCGTCGCGTAA
- a CDS encoding copper chaperone PCu(A)C encodes MLKKLIVLAALLLPACFANAHEYKAGELEIAHPWSQELPPNAPTVAAYFVIHNNGKTADRLLSVASPIAGIAELHEHVMQGDLMKMQQVPSVEIPAGDDITFAPMAYHVMLLELKDRSLLRDGKRFPLTLHFEKSGDVTVEVAVQKQPPAGTEAHMHAQ; translated from the coding sequence ATGTTGAAGAAACTCATCGTTCTGGCCGCCTTGTTGCTGCCTGCGTGCTTTGCCAATGCCCATGAATACAAAGCCGGCGAACTGGAAATCGCCCACCCTTGGTCGCAAGAGCTACCGCCCAACGCGCCAACGGTTGCTGCCTATTTCGTGATTCACAACAATGGCAAAACCGCCGACCGCCTGCTTAGCGTTGCTTCGCCGATCGCAGGCATTGCCGAACTGCACGAGCACGTGATGCAAGGTGATTTGATGAAAATGCAGCAAGTGCCGAGCGTCGAGATTCCGGCTGGCGATGACATCACGTTCGCACCGATGGCTTATCACGTGATGCTGCTGGAGCTCAAAGACCGCAGCCTGCTCCGCGACGGCAAACGCTTCCCGCTGACCCTGCATTTCGAAAAGTCCGGCGATGTGACCGTCGAGGTCGCGGTACAGAAACAACCGCCCGCCGGCACCGAAGCGCACATGCACGCCCAGTAA
- a CDS encoding DUF2946 domain-containing protein: MSRQRLAFAWIACFAVLFNMLAMPMSGAMAQGASQSPAEQLLWGSFCSSSGTKMVAISLGKLEQKAPSNDDHSNMQHCWCCSGSAPLVALPGHVPQLYFARFEANRSRPAPPLDIPTPRQQWPSLNPRASPLV, encoded by the coding sequence ATGTCCCGACAACGGCTAGCATTTGCCTGGATCGCCTGCTTCGCAGTGCTGTTCAATATGCTCGCCATGCCGATGTCCGGCGCGATGGCGCAAGGTGCCAGTCAGTCGCCGGCCGAGCAGTTGTTGTGGGGCAGTTTCTGCTCGTCCAGCGGGACGAAAATGGTGGCGATTTCTCTGGGCAAACTTGAACAAAAAGCCCCTTCAAACGACGATCATTCAAATATGCAGCATTGCTGGTGCTGCTCTGGCTCGGCGCCTTTAGTGGCGTTGCCGGGCCATGTTCCACAGCTGTATTTCGCGCGTTTCGAGGCCAATCGAAGCCGACCGGCGCCGCCCCTCGACATCCCCACGCCACGCCAGCAATGGCCAAGCCTCAATCCTCGAGCCTCTCCTCTGGTCTGA
- a CDS encoding DNA-binding protein yields MKMAITFTRFDPVDFIQSSGEIAAYLQACIEEDSGDGELFREALSDISRAQNLPPATSADRHATDQVSIMACSRNVFHTIIARINRDPEFARALQNEAATLFRNGEPELAHRILHLLIKALRHHTARRFFTYRPRSG; encoded by the coding sequence ATGAAAATGGCAATCACATTTACCCGTTTCGATCCCGTAGACTTTATTCAAAGCTCTGGAGAAATTGCCGCCTATCTTCAAGCCTGCATTGAAGAAGATAGCGGCGATGGCGAGCTTTTCCGCGAAGCCCTGTCAGATATAAGCCGAGCTCAAAACCTTCCACCCGCGACTTCCGCAGACAGACACGCAACTGATCAAGTGTCGATTATGGCCTGCAGCCGAAACGTCTTTCATACAATCATTGCTCGAATCAACCGAGACCCGGAATTCGCCCGGGCATTACAAAACGAAGCCGCTACACTCTTTCGAAACGGTGAGCCGGAACTCGCTCACCGCATTTTGCACTTGTTGATCAAGGCGCTGCGACACCACACCGCACGGCGGTTTTTTACTTATCGCCCCCGATCAGGCTAA
- a CDS encoding cobalt-precorrin-6A reductase, whose protein sequence is MKRLLLLGGVTEALAIARTLGPQHIYSLAGVGRVPTDLNCQVRVGGYGGAEGLTQFIKDQGIDLLLDATHPYAAQISRNAATAAQQSGIPCWALRRPAWQAQTGDDWREVNDWAELIEALKPFKRPLFTLGREPLQHLDEIPPEQFWTLRALEVYPGNERCEVIGARGPFFIEDERALFERRQIDVLISKNSGSSATEPKLEVARERGVPVLILKRPELPGVEREFGSVAEVLNALSTLG, encoded by the coding sequence ATGAAACGTTTGTTGCTGCTCGGCGGCGTCACCGAGGCCCTGGCAATTGCCCGAACCCTCGGCCCGCAACATATCTACAGCCTGGCGGGTGTGGGTCGGGTGCCGACCGACCTGAACTGCCAGGTACGAGTCGGCGGCTATGGCGGCGCTGAAGGCTTGACGCAATTCATCAAGGATCAAGGCATTGACCTGTTGCTCGACGCCACCCATCCCTACGCCGCGCAAATCAGTCGGAACGCCGCCACCGCGGCACAACAAAGCGGCATCCCGTGCTGGGCGCTACGCCGTCCGGCGTGGCAAGCGCAGACCGGGGATGACTGGCGCGAAGTCAACGACTGGGCCGAACTGATTGAAGCGTTGAAACCGTTCAAGCGCCCATTGTTTACCTTGGGCCGCGAGCCGCTGCAGCACCTGGATGAAATCCCGCCCGAGCAGTTCTGGACCTTGCGCGCGCTGGAGGTCTATCCAGGCAACGAGCGCTGCGAAGTGATCGGTGCACGCGGACCATTTTTCATCGAAGACGAACGCGCGCTGTTCGAACGCCGGCAGATCGATGTACTGATCAGCAAAAACAGCGGCAGCAGCGCCACCGAACCCAAACTTGAAGTGGCCCGCGAACGCGGGGTGCCGGTGTTGATCCTCAAGCGACCGGAGTTGCCGGGGGTTGAGCGGGAGTTTGGGAGTGTGGCTGAGGTGTTAAATGCACTGAGTACACTCGGATAA
- a CDS encoding cobalt-precorrin-5B (C(1))-methyltransferase, producing MRDETAEQPAPLRSGLTTGSCATATSLAAARLLLGAVSSDAVEIVLPKGKQVQMRLEFCRLTADGAEAGTIKDAGDDPDVTHGALLYSQVRLISEPGIRFCAGKGVGTVTRPGLVLSVGEPAINPVPRKMISDHLLLLAQEFSYSGGFEVTVNVENGEALALKTMNPRLGILGGLSILGTSGIVRPFSCAAYIASIHQGIDVAKTNGYLHIAACTGNASEDTMRRVYDLPEIALIEMGDFVGAVLKHLRKVPVDKLSICGGFGKISKLAAGHMDLHSRHSSIDLPQLAEWAANVGADAALQQGIREANTSQQALAMASAARIALGDAVCRHALDFARSVVPRQVQVEVFAIDRQGGIVGHAGAFQ from the coding sequence ATGCGTGACGAAACCGCCGAACAACCCGCGCCTCTGCGCAGTGGCCTGACCACTGGCAGCTGCGCCACCGCCACCAGCCTCGCCGCCGCGCGCCTGTTGCTCGGCGCGGTGAGCAGCGATGCAGTGGAGATTGTGCTGCCCAAAGGCAAACAGGTGCAGATGCGCCTGGAGTTTTGTCGACTGACTGCCGATGGCGCCGAAGCCGGAACCATCAAGGACGCCGGCGACGACCCGGACGTAACCCACGGTGCGTTGCTCTACAGTCAGGTGCGTTTGATCAGCGAACCCGGTATTCGTTTCTGCGCCGGCAAAGGCGTCGGCACTGTCACTCGCCCGGGGCTGGTACTGAGTGTCGGTGAGCCGGCGATCAATCCGGTGCCGCGTAAGATGATCTCCGACCATCTGCTACTGCTCGCGCAGGAGTTCAGCTACAGCGGCGGTTTTGAGGTAACGGTCAACGTCGAGAACGGCGAGGCCCTGGCGCTGAAAACCATGAACCCGCGATTGGGTATTCTTGGCGGGTTGTCGATCCTCGGCACCAGCGGCATCGTTCGACCGTTTTCCTGCGCGGCGTACATCGCCTCGATCCACCAGGGCATCGATGTCGCCAAAACCAACGGTTACCTGCACATCGCCGCCTGCACCGGCAACGCCAGCGAAGACACCATGCGCCGGGTCTACGACCTGCCGGAAATCGCCCTGATAGAAATGGGCGATTTCGTCGGTGCAGTGCTCAAACATCTGCGCAAAGTGCCTGTGGATAAACTGAGCATTTGCGGCGGCTTCGGCAAGATCAGCAAACTCGCCGCCGGGCATATGGATTTGCACAGTCGCCACTCCAGCATCGACCTGCCGCAACTGGCCGAATGGGCCGCGAACGTTGGCGCTGACGCTGCATTGCAGCAAGGCATCCGCGAGGCCAACACCAGCCAGCAAGCCCTGGCAATGGCCAGCGCTGCCCGTATCGCCCTCGGTGATGCGGTGTGCCGGCACGCGCTGGATTTCGCCCGTAGCGTGGTGCCCAGGCAGGTTCAGGTCGAGGTGTTTGCCATCGATCGCCAAGGTGGCATCGTCGGTCATGCCGGAGCTTTTCAATGA